One Campylobacter massiliensis DNA window includes the following coding sequences:
- a CDS encoding hydrogenase small subunit, whose protein sequence is MRDDVLVRINERLNVLAALPTLKNGSIGEALKKSGFSRRDFMKWAGAMTAFMALPASMAPTVARAAELSDRLPVIWLHMAECTGCSESLLRTDAPSIDSLIFDYISLEYHETVMAAAGWQAEENLESAIEKYKGRYILLVEGGIPTGDTENYLTVGPLGLSGLHHAKHASENAAAIFAIGTCSSFGGVQAAKPNPSNSVGLSKVTSKPVINVPGCPPSEKNIVGNVLHYILFGTLPALDVFNRPKWAYGLRIHDLCERRGRFDAGEFVQTFGDEGAKNGYCLYKVGCKGPYTFNNCSRERFNQHTSWPVQAGHGCIGCSEPDFWDTMGPFEEPMADRLFNTVLGLGADNVSDKIGIGVLALAGIGIAAHAAVSIFAKDKEEA, encoded by the coding sequence ATGAGAGATGACGTCCTAGTTAGGATAAACGAACGACTTAACGTGCTTGCCGCGCTTCCGACTCTAAAAAACGGATCGATCGGCGAAGCTTTAAAGAAAAGCGGATTTAGTAGGCGCGATTTTATGAAATGGGCGGGCGCGATGACGGCGTTTATGGCGCTACCTGCGTCGATGGCGCCTACAGTGGCTAGAGCCGCCGAGCTTAGCGATAGATTGCCCGTGATATGGCTACACATGGCCGAGTGCACGGGATGTAGCGAGAGCCTGCTTCGCACCGATGCGCCGAGTATAGATAGCTTGATTTTTGACTACATTAGCCTCGAGTATCACGAAACCGTGATGGCGGCGGCAGGATGGCAGGCTGAAGAAAACCTAGAAAGCGCGATCGAAAAATACAAAGGCAGATACATCCTGCTAGTCGAGGGCGGCATACCTACGGGCGATACGGAGAACTATCTAACTGTCGGTCCTTTGGGGCTTAGCGGCCTACATCACGCAAAGCACGCGAGCGAGAATGCCGCGGCGATATTTGCTATCGGCACCTGTTCGAGCTTCGGCGGAGTGCAGGCCGCAAAGCCTAATCCGTCAAATTCCGTCGGCCTATCAAAAGTAACCTCAAAACCTGTTATAAACGTCCCCGGCTGTCCTCCGAGCGAGAAAAATATCGTGGGCAACGTCCTTCACTACATACTTTTTGGCACCTTACCGGCGCTTGACGTATTTAACCGTCCAAAGTGGGCTTACGGGCTTAGGATCCACGATCTGTGCGAAAGACGCGGTAGGTTTGACGCGGGCGAGTTCGTGCAGACCTTTGGCGACGAGGGCGCGAAAAACGGCTACTGCCTCTATAAAGTCGGCTGCAAAGGCCCATATACGTTTAACAACTGCTCTCGCGAGAGGTTTAATCAGCACACTAGTTGGCCGGTGCAAGCAGGCCACGGCTGTATAGGCTGCTCGGAGCCTGATTTTTGGGATACGATGGGGCCTTTTGAGGAGCCGATGGCAGATAGGCTGTTTAACACCGTTTTAGGCCTAGGCGCCGATAACGTCAGCGATAAAATCGGCATCGGAGTGCTGGCGCTCGCAGGCATCGGTATAGCAGCGCACGCCGCGGTAAGCATTTTTGCTAAAGACAAAGAGGAGGCGTAA